The following proteins are co-located in the Apium graveolens cultivar Ventura chromosome 5, ASM990537v1, whole genome shotgun sequence genome:
- the LOC141659264 gene encoding putative aldo-keto reductase 1 — translation MEQTSNIQFQKVKLGNQGLEVSRMGFGCAGLSGMLNTPLSHEDGCSIIKEAFSKGVTFFDTSDVYGYKHDNEIMIGKALKQLPREQVQLATKFGVRFTPDMKAIVNGIPEYVRECCESSLKRLGVDYIDLYYQHRVDTSVPIENTIGELKKLVEEGKIKYIGLSEASVDTIRRAHAIHPITAVQMEYSLWTREIEDDIIPICRELGIGIVSYGPLGHGFFGGKATVESLPKSSAMNRHPRFSGDDLEKNKLLYKRFAELAAKHSCTPPQLALAWLLHQEDGIVPIPGTTKTKNLDANIGSLGVKLSNEDVKEISNAIPADEVNGDREMSILSGYCYKLIITPKCNL, via the exons ATGGAGCAGACATCCAATATTCAATTCCAAAAAGTGAAGTTGGGTAATCAAGGATTAGAG GTTTCCAGAATGGGATTCGGATGCGCAGGACTAAGTGGGATGCTAAATACTCCACTTTCACATGAAGATGGATGTTCAATTATAAAGGAAGCATTCTCTAAGGGTGTTACGTTCTTTGATACATCTGATGTCTATGGATACAAGCATGACAATGAAATCATGATTGGAAAG GCACTGAAGCAGCTTCCTCGTGAACAAGTCCAGTTAGCAACAAAATTTGGAGTTAGGTTCACACCTGATATGAAAGCCATTGTTAATGGAATTCCTGAATATGTACGTGAATGCTGTGAATCAAGTCTCAAGAGGCTTGGTGTTGACTATATTGATCTTTACTATCAACATCGAGTCGATACATCAGTGCCAATAGAGAACACT ATAGGGGAGCTGAAGAAGCTAGTTGAGGAGGGAAAGATAAAGTACATAGGCTTATCTGAAGCTAGTGTGGACACAATAAGGAGAGCTCATGCTATTCATCCTATTACAGCAGTGCAAATGGAGTACTCTTTGTGGACTCGTGAAATTGAAGACGATATCATTCCAATCTGCCG GGAGCTTGGCATTGGAATAGTGTCATATGGACCTCTTGGCCATGGGTTCTTTGGTGGAAAGGCCACGGTGGAGAGTTTGCCTAAAAGTAGTGCGATG AATAGGCATCCAAGGTTTAGTGGAGACGACCTAGAAAAGAACAAACTTTTGTATAAAAGATTTGCCGAGCTAGCTGCAAAACATTCCTGCACTCCTCCTCAACTGGCTTTGGCATGGCTTCTTCATCAAGAAGATGGGATTGTACCGATTCCTG GAACGACAAAAACGAAGAACCTTGATGCAAATATAGGATCTCTAGGAGTAAAGCTTAGTAACGAGGATGTGAAAGAAATCAGCAATGCGATTCCTGCTGATGAAGTTAATGGAGATAGAGAGATGTCAATCCTTTCTGGGTACTGTTATAAATTAATCATTACCCCTAAATGTAACCTGTAA